One genomic segment of Chitinophaga sancti includes these proteins:
- a CDS encoding biopolymer transporter ExbD, producing MARAKLARKSTSVDMTAMCDVVFLLLNFFIMTTTFKPDEPVAIVTPSSINTSLLPDADVILVSIDKNGRVFFDMQGQGQRQKLIQDINDQFKLGLSDAQIINFTMGASVGTDFNHLKEYLSLKSNDRKKSPLEKGIPTDSTNNELVTWIEYGRAAQTSNIKQLKYCIKADNETPYPVVRRVLETFKEKNIQHVNLVTNLEAAPEGTAAAAKS from the coding sequence ATGGCCAGAGCTAAATTAGCAAGGAAATCTACATCAGTTGATATGACAGCGATGTGTGACGTGGTGTTCCTTCTCCTGAATTTCTTTATTATGACGACCACCTTTAAACCGGATGAACCTGTTGCAATCGTTACACCTTCCTCTATAAATACATCGCTCTTACCTGATGCGGATGTAATTTTAGTCAGTATCGATAAAAACGGACGTGTATTTTTCGACATGCAGGGCCAGGGCCAACGGCAAAAGTTAATTCAGGATATCAATGATCAGTTTAAACTGGGATTATCAGATGCGCAGATCATTAACTTTACAATGGGGGCATCAGTAGGAACAGATTTTAACCATCTGAAAGAATATCTTTCCTTAAAATCAAATGACAGGAAAAAATCACCGTTGGAAAAAGGGATTCCAACTGATTCAACCAATAATGAATTAGTAACCTGGATTGAATACGGCAGGGCCGCTCAGACCAGTAATATTAAGCAATTGAAATATTGTATCAAGGCGGATAATGAAACACCTTATCCGGTAGTGAGGAGAGTACTGGAAACTTTTAAAGAGAAAAATATACAACATGTGAATCTGGTCACGAATCTGGAAGCAGCACCGGAAGGGACGGCAGCGGCGGCAAAGAGTTAA
- a CDS encoding helix-turn-helix transcriptional regulator, translating to MKKGTSVRLLTIQEIMAAAGTKHGKEFNIFNNGELVIEPEISIPFLLDHYTIILVTSGKLKMRLNLVEYDIPANSLIICNPNIIFEFLSDMHQCAFIAADFSTTLLAETALNKKYMDGFGIYTRQHIPVHCLSPTEVRSIKAIMDLLAIKNKLPKEHPFISELLLNLFRVLFFEVASVLHDKIAAQQIQLNGKEVLVKKFYAELTSNFKKRRDVEFYAERLNVTPKYLTKCVKEMFGKSTSEVITQMVIVEAKFMLSDLSDPISKIAERLAFSDQFFFSKFFKRATGISPSEYRSLVSV from the coding sequence ATGAAAAAAGGCACATCAGTAAGGCTACTCACCATACAGGAAATCATGGCTGCTGCCGGCACTAAACATGGCAAAGAATTCAATATTTTTAACAACGGCGAACTTGTAATAGAACCGGAAATATCCATTCCATTTCTTTTAGACCATTATACAATTATCCTTGTCACAAGTGGAAAATTGAAAATGCGCTTAAATCTTGTTGAATACGACATCCCTGCTAATTCCCTTATCATCTGCAACCCCAATATAATTTTTGAGTTCTTAAGCGACATGCATCAATGCGCTTTCATCGCCGCTGATTTTAGCACAACGCTATTGGCAGAAACTGCGTTGAATAAAAAATACATGGATGGATTTGGTATTTACACAAGACAACATATACCCGTTCATTGTCTTAGTCCTACAGAAGTCCGCAGTATTAAAGCTATTATGGACCTTCTCGCCATCAAAAATAAATTGCCCAAAGAACACCCTTTTATCAGTGAACTGCTCCTTAATCTATTCAGGGTATTATTTTTCGAAGTTGCCTCAGTACTGCATGATAAAATAGCGGCCCAACAAATTCAGTTAAACGGTAAAGAGGTACTGGTCAAAAAATTCTACGCAGAGCTGACATCCAATTTTAAAAAAAGAAGGGATGTTGAATTCTATGCTGAAAGATTAAACGTCACACCCAAATACCTCACTAAATGTGTGAAAGAGATGTTTGGTAAATCAACCAGCGAGGTCATTACCCAAATGGTCATTGTAGAAGCCAAATTTATGTTAAGCGACCTCTCAGACCCTATCAGTAAAATCGCAGAAAGGCTAGCATTCAGTGACCAGTTCTTCTTTAGTAAATTCTTTAAAAGAGCCACCGGTATCAGTCCCAGTGAATATAGAAGCCTGGTGTCGGTTTAA
- a CDS encoding helix-turn-helix domain-containing protein, with amino-acid sequence MKESSPLLPRARRVMEQMGQNIHLARRRRKISAQQVADRAGLSRATLWQIEKGSPSVTIGNYFMVLFVLGLEKDFLKLAEDDQLGRKLQDAGLVTPQRAPKRNTK; translated from the coding sequence ATGAAAGAATCCTCCCCCTTGTTACCACGAGCTCGCCGAGTGATGGAGCAAATGGGACAGAACATTCACCTTGCACGAAGAAGGCGAAAAATAAGCGCTCAGCAAGTAGCTGATAGGGCCGGACTGAGCCGGGCTACTCTATGGCAAATTGAAAAAGGATCACCTTCTGTAACGATCGGCAATTACTTTATGGTTTTGTTCGTATTAGGCTTAGAGAAAGATTTTCTTAAACTTGCTGAAGATGATCAGCTTGGCCGGAAGTTACAGGATGCCGGGTTGGTAACTCCTCAAAGAGCTCCTAAACGAAATACAAAGTAA
- a CDS encoding HipA domain-containing protein has product MQNEKTIYVYADWDGLNGAPLLMGTLNSVHNKGKEIFSFEYEQKWLSSGNGQVLDPDLQFYAGRQYGGGGKLNFGLFLDSSPDRWGQVLMKRCEAIIARKENRKQATLFESDYLLGVYDEHRIGALRFKLNPDGGFVSGEQELAAPPWTSLRELEKASLQLEQDDFDDDEALKWLNMLMAPGSSLGGARPKASVKDPNGQLWIAKFPSGGDIVDIGGWEAVAMEIAMNAGVKVAPCKAQKFSNKYHTFLSQRFDRNPNGERTHFASAMTMLGYTDGADYTTGVSYLELAAFLIRNGANVNEDLEELWRRIVLNVCMKNTDDHLRNHGFLLTEQGWILSPVYDVNPFPDGTGLTLNISDDDNSLDLDLVRSVITYFRVSNHKAEAIIEQVLNAVCNWRRIAVKKGLPKREQDLMERAFTDQF; this is encoded by the coding sequence ATGCAAAATGAAAAGACAATATATGTATACGCAGATTGGGATGGGCTGAATGGAGCGCCATTACTTATGGGCACCTTAAATAGTGTACATAACAAGGGTAAAGAAATTTTTTCTTTCGAATATGAACAAAAATGGCTTTCATCTGGCAATGGTCAGGTGTTAGACCCCGATCTTCAATTTTATGCAGGACGTCAGTATGGAGGTGGCGGGAAACTAAATTTCGGTTTATTTCTCGATTCTTCACCAGACAGATGGGGCCAGGTATTAATGAAAAGATGTGAAGCTATCATAGCAAGGAAAGAGAATCGTAAGCAAGCAACTTTGTTCGAATCCGACTATTTATTAGGCGTATACGATGAACATCGCATAGGTGCATTACGGTTTAAATTAAACCCGGATGGTGGTTTTGTTAGTGGGGAACAAGAATTAGCGGCACCGCCCTGGACGTCATTGCGAGAACTTGAAAAAGCTAGTCTTCAATTAGAACAAGATGACTTTGATGATGATGAAGCATTAAAATGGTTGAATATGCTGATGGCGCCAGGATCCTCACTGGGTGGTGCACGCCCTAAAGCAAGTGTAAAAGATCCAAATGGCCAATTATGGATTGCTAAATTTCCAAGTGGCGGTGATATAGTTGACATTGGTGGGTGGGAAGCTGTCGCAATGGAAATAGCTATGAATGCAGGGGTAAAAGTGGCACCATGTAAAGCTCAGAAATTTTCCAATAAGTATCATACTTTTTTAAGTCAACGCTTTGATCGCAATCCGAATGGGGAAAGAACTCATTTTGCATCAGCAATGACCATGCTTGGTTATACTGATGGTGCGGACTATACTACTGGTGTAAGTTACCTGGAATTGGCTGCGTTTCTTATAAGAAATGGCGCAAATGTAAACGAAGATCTTGAAGAGCTTTGGCGTAGAATTGTATTGAATGTTTGTATGAAAAATACAGATGACCATTTGCGTAATCATGGCTTCCTCCTAACGGAACAAGGGTGGATACTTTCTCCGGTATATGACGTGAACCCATTTCCGGATGGAACTGGCCTGACGCTGAATATTTCAGATGACGATAATTCTTTGGACCTGGATTTAGTACGATCAGTGATTACATATTTTCGGGTATCCAATCATAAGGCTGAAGCAATAATTGAGCAGGTATTAAATGCAGTTTGTAATTGGCGAAGAATTGCGGTGAAAAAAGGGTTGCCTAAGCGGGAACAGGATTTGATGGAAAGAGCATTTACTGACCAGTTTTAA
- a CDS encoding GH92 family glycosyl hydrolase: MKRIILSFAAVSVFFQYTAAQSPLYTSVDPFIGSGGDGHIFVGPSTPFGMVKPGPDCKGHSNSGYIADKKAPLLGFSQTHVSGTGGGPKYGNIQIMPFSGDFDSIYQESPRGEEIAKAGYYSILLEKWKIKAELTTADRASFYRFVFDKKGKKAIKLDAGFFLGEPSTPDPDAREAQQFVGAEVTVTGNNEIRGYTRIRGGWNNGSAYTVYFTLLFDHPFNTFSTWKNKQLYPGKNTQFDSGEKTGAIAYFDGAAGDTIQVKIGISYISAEKARYNLDQEIPDWQFNKVLAATQQKWEKLLNKVEIDQSATQEQRIMFYTGLYHTMLMPVDRTGENPLWISNEPYYDDFYAIWDTFRSSNPLLTLITPSREVSIVNSLLNIYHRDGYMPDARSGNYNGRTQGGSNADVLIADAYVKGLQGIDYNQGLQAMLKNADVPPGGIEEKEGRGGLTDYNTLGYVSTRFVRAGTRTVEYAYNDYCIATVAKGLQQDRLYNRFLKQSDNWQNLWRPYENNGATGFILPRNSDGRWVDTIDCNVLNAPVKKMEYNPLAVDYPMCVCWWCAFFYEASSWEYSLYVPHDVKTLISKSGGEEAFRKRLDIFFNNKYYNVSNEPSFLTPNLYHWIGRPDLSSIRIHHIIDSSYNTSAAGLPGNDDSGAMSSWLDFHMMGLFPNAGQSYYLINAPYFSKTVIHQENGKDFAIIAHHLSKKNSYIRSVKLNGQDYDKSWLEHQDIVNGGELVLEMGDKPSTWGTQVRPPSK; encoded by the coding sequence ATGAAACGGATTATTCTATCATTCGCAGCGGTCTCTGTATTTTTTCAATATACAGCAGCACAATCCCCCTTATATACCTCCGTAGATCCTTTCATCGGCTCCGGTGGAGATGGACATATCTTTGTAGGCCCATCTACCCCCTTTGGCATGGTAAAACCAGGCCCGGATTGTAAAGGCCATAGCAACAGCGGATATATTGCGGATAAGAAAGCCCCCCTCCTGGGCTTTAGCCAGACCCATGTAAGTGGTACCGGTGGCGGTCCCAAATACGGGAACATCCAGATCATGCCTTTCTCCGGCGATTTTGATTCCATCTACCAGGAATCCCCCAGGGGTGAGGAGATCGCCAAAGCCGGCTATTACAGCATACTACTGGAAAAGTGGAAGATCAAAGCAGAACTGACCACCGCCGACAGAGCCTCCTTCTATCGTTTTGTATTTGACAAAAAAGGAAAGAAAGCCATAAAACTGGATGCCGGTTTCTTCCTCGGTGAACCGTCTACCCCCGATCCGGATGCACGCGAGGCACAGCAGTTCGTAGGCGCTGAAGTAACAGTAACGGGCAATAACGAGATAAGGGGCTACACCCGCATCAGGGGAGGATGGAATAACGGTTCAGCCTATACAGTTTATTTCACCCTGTTGTTCGACCATCCTTTCAATACCTTCTCCACCTGGAAGAACAAACAATTATACCCCGGGAAAAACACCCAGTTTGACTCCGGCGAAAAGACCGGGGCTATCGCCTATTTTGATGGCGCAGCCGGAGATACGATACAGGTAAAAATTGGCATCTCCTACATCAGCGCAGAGAAAGCCCGCTATAACCTGGATCAGGAAATTCCTGACTGGCAGTTTAACAAAGTACTGGCAGCCACCCAGCAAAAATGGGAAAAGCTACTTAACAAAGTAGAGATCGACCAATCCGCTACACAGGAGCAGCGCATTATGTTTTATACCGGCCTGTATCACACCATGCTGATGCCTGTGGACAGAACCGGAGAAAATCCTTTATGGATCTCTAATGAGCCTTATTATGACGATTTCTATGCCATATGGGATACCTTCCGTTCTTCCAATCCATTACTCACCCTCATTACGCCTTCCAGGGAAGTCAGTATTGTCAATTCCCTGCTGAACATCTACCATCGTGATGGTTACATGCCTGACGCACGCAGTGGTAATTACAATGGCCGTACACAGGGAGGTTCCAATGCCGATGTGCTGATTGCCGATGCCTATGTAAAAGGACTTCAGGGCATTGACTACAACCAGGGCCTGCAGGCGATGCTGAAAAACGCCGACGTGCCCCCGGGAGGAATTGAAGAAAAAGAAGGCCGTGGTGGATTGACGGATTATAATACCCTGGGCTATGTATCTACACGCTTTGTAAGAGCAGGCACACGTACGGTAGAATATGCATACAACGACTATTGTATCGCCACCGTTGCAAAAGGGCTGCAACAGGATAGACTGTACAACCGTTTTCTAAAACAATCTGATAACTGGCAGAATCTATGGAGACCCTATGAGAACAATGGTGCTACCGGGTTTATACTCCCCCGGAATTCCGATGGAAGATGGGTGGACACCATTGACTGTAATGTGCTGAATGCGCCTGTCAAAAAGATGGAATACAATCCGCTGGCAGTAGATTATCCGATGTGTGTATGTTGGTGGTGTGCATTTTTTTATGAGGCCAGCTCATGGGAATATTCTTTGTATGTACCACACGATGTGAAAACGCTGATCAGCAAAAGTGGCGGAGAAGAAGCATTCAGAAAAAGACTGGATATATTCTTTAACAACAAGTACTACAATGTATCCAATGAACCCTCCTTCCTCACGCCCAATTTATATCACTGGATAGGCAGACCGGATCTGAGCTCTATAAGAATCCATCACATTATAGACAGCAGTTATAATACATCTGCTGCCGGTTTGCCCGGTAATGATGATTCCGGCGCGATGTCTTCCTGGCTGGATTTTCATATGATGGGGCTCTTCCCAAATGCAGGACAGTCTTATTACCTGATCAATGCACCGTATTTTAGTAAGACGGTAATTCATCAGGAAAATGGAAAGGATTTTGCCATCATCGCACATCATCTTTCAAAAAAGAATAGTTATATCAGGTCGGTAAAACTGAATGGGCAGGATTATGATAAGTCCTGGTTAGAGCACCAGGATATTGTAAATGGAGGAGAACTGGTACTGGAAATGGGAGATAAACCTTCTACATGGGGTACACAGGTGAGGCCACCATCAAAATAA
- a CDS encoding PRC-barrel domain-containing protein, with protein MQINISSLIGYHLEATDGEMGKVTAFYFDDVTWTIRYLVVETGNWLSGRKVLISPDTILKESGKTGLFSVNLTKSQVSNSPAIDTEKPVSQDQEVELFNHYPWPNYWEGGFSASGVWGILAPTSSTNITFETDTHHPLSSADSNTHLHSTKVVAGYDIHATDGDIGHVKDFIIEDHTWKVIFFVVDTHNFFPGKKVLLPVSNIQAIQWKDSKVIINITLEEVKQSRLFDIAEFTQ; from the coding sequence ATGCAAATCAATATAAGTAGTCTGATAGGCTATCACCTGGAAGCCACAGATGGTGAAATGGGAAAAGTAACAGCGTTTTATTTCGATGATGTCACCTGGACGATTCGTTACCTGGTTGTTGAAACCGGCAATTGGTTGTCTGGCCGAAAAGTATTGATATCTCCCGATACCATCCTTAAAGAGTCCGGCAAAACCGGCTTATTCAGTGTAAATCTTACAAAATCGCAGGTAAGCAACAGTCCGGCTATTGATACAGAGAAACCGGTATCGCAGGATCAGGAAGTTGAATTATTCAACCATTACCCCTGGCCAAATTACTGGGAGGGTGGATTTTCTGCCAGTGGTGTTTGGGGGATACTCGCCCCTACTTCTTCAACGAATATTACCTTTGAGACAGATACACACCATCCTCTTTCTTCAGCCGATAGCAATACGCACTTACATAGTACAAAGGTTGTTGCAGGGTATGATATTCATGCTACAGATGGCGATATCGGCCATGTAAAAGACTTTATAATAGAGGATCATACCTGGAAAGTAATATTCTTTGTAGTGGATACACATAACTTTTTCCCCGGAAAAAAAGTATTGTTACCTGTCAGTAATATCCAGGCGATACAATGGAAGGACTCCAAAGTGATAATAAATATTACACTGGAGGAAGTTAAACAAAGCAGGTTATTTGATATAGCGGAATTCACCCAATAG
- a CDS encoding AraC family transcriptional regulator gives MVSIRCKMVVKEAFKELGLHYVTVNLGEVNVLEEITPKQREKLKVILLRSKLELIDDKKAILIESIKNVIIEMVHYADDLPKTNFSDYLSKKLGYNYTYLANIFSETQGTTIEHFIIMHKIERVKELIIYDELNLSEIAYKLHYSSVSHLSHQFKKITGLTPTYFKTLKNKKLNLLENL, from the coding sequence ATGGTTAGCATCCGTTGTAAGATGGTTGTTAAAGAAGCATTTAAAGAATTAGGTCTTCACTATGTAACTGTAAACTTAGGAGAAGTAAATGTATTGGAAGAAATCACTCCAAAGCAAAGAGAAAAATTAAAGGTAATTCTGCTAAGATCAAAGCTCGAACTGATAGACGACAAAAAAGCTATTCTGATTGAAAGTATAAAAAATGTGATTATCGAAATGGTTCACTATGCTGATGACCTGCCTAAAACAAATTTCTCTGATTATTTAAGTAAAAAATTAGGCTATAACTATACCTACCTGGCAAATATTTTCTCTGAAACACAAGGAACCACTATCGAGCATTTCATAATAATGCATAAAATAGAAAGAGTAAAAGAACTGATTATTTACGACGAACTTAACCTCTCTGAAATAGCTTACAAACTCCATTATAGTAGTGTCTCACACCTATCCCATCAGTTTAAAAAAATAACAGGTTTAACCCCTACCTATTTCAAAACCCTGAAAAATAAAAAGCTTAACCTACTCGAAAATTTATAA